A stretch of the Phycisphaerales bacterium genome encodes the following:
- the nbaC gene encoding 3-hydroxyanthranilate 3,4-dioxygenase: MTTKTSTVIPAINLMKWVEENRDQLKPPVGNKYLYVGEDFFIMVIGGPNARSDFHITNSEEYFYQVKGDIVVRIRQDDESIEDFVVREGETFFIPPNVPHSPVRGPDTIGVVVERNRPAGETEHLVFYCEKCGDLVHDMEFDCRDIVEHFSQAMEDFWVNSELSTCKACGTRVKKPTPMT, translated from the coding sequence ATGACTACAAAGACCTCAACCGTAATACCGGCCATCAACCTTATGAAATGGGTCGAAGAGAATAGAGATCAGCTTAAGCCACCAGTGGGCAACAAATACCTCTATGTAGGCGAAGACTTCTTCATCATGGTCATTGGCGGCCCCAATGCTCGTAGCGACTTTCATATCACGAACTCTGAGGAGTACTTCTATCAAGTGAAGGGCGATATCGTCGTTCGCATTCGCCAGGATGATGAATCGATAGAAGACTTTGTCGTACGTGAGGGTGAGACTTTTTTCATTCCACCAAACGTGCCTCACTCTCCAGTCCGTGGCCCGGACACGATTGGTGTCGTTGTCGAGCGAAATCGACCCGCTGGTGAAACCGAGCACCTCGTCTTTTATTGTGAAAAATGTGGTGACCTGGTACATGACATGGAGTTTGATTGCCGCGACATCGTTGAACACTTCAGTCAAGCGATGGAAGACTTCTGGGTTAATTCCGAGCTATCAACTTGTAAAGCTTGTGGCACCAGAGTCAAAAAACCAACGCCCATGACCTGA
- a CDS encoding FAD-linked oxidase C-terminal domain-containing protein, producing MELPVLATKESRGSRTLDLLNDLRPELDGELRTSRHDRKLYATDASMYQVEPLGVAVPHHDGDVIRIFDFCRTHGIALLARGAGTSLAGQTVNEALVIDTSAWMTRIISVDEDARQAVVQPGVVLDDLNKAAREHGLRFGPEVSTSTHATLGGMIANCSAGLHSLIYGMTDEHVLKIDAALSDGRRLQFYEGASENDGDIFELTRRISDVVMPLADEIDTRYPKVRRNTGGYKLDVILDQLRRSTPGTYDKVNLARLLTGSEGTLGFTLQATLNLVPEPAFKGLAVVGFRTLDEAMDALVPLLETHPSAIELIDEKVTNQAIAHPLYSQYTKLLPQINGSPARTALYVEYFGQTQEEIDEALSLVLKNGSSGNIVTYTDTPSTTSLWTLRKVGLGLLGAIKTKRQAIGSLEDCCVRVEDLGQFRRDFEVVMSKHNTTASYYAHASVGLLHIRPMLDLDDVVDREAWSAMCEEIGEIVKGYGGSVSGEHGDGRSRAEMVQAFYGPKLHEAFGSIKNIFDPTFLMNPGMITGDLKMVADLRREPNGTPLPEAEVDTYFHYENENGFHQAVMQCNGNGLCRKDHGGTMCPSYRATRDERHVTRGRGNALRLAITGQFAEDGISPNFDDPETLETLDLCLSCKACRRECPSHVDIAKLKAEYYAQHYRSTGRIPFQKKFFARVRRMNKLGSRFHMLANLVASFPPVKWSTQSMLHLDKRRTIPKYCSSLHKWFDHRPLINTGQPVVVLYPDCFTVYNDAHIGKAAVEVLEAFGYRVVLPEIGCCGRTYFSTGMLEEAQRVVTDSVDKLRPVLEAHDPVAIVACEPSCASSLSQEWQELKTSVPSELMQQIGSITHTIEGFLESRWEQHPQQVSFKESLSDPLTIHAHCHQKDIGPATESLLGRCGYAGAALVDSGCCGMAGSFGYTKEHFEISMDVAELSLGQAIRQQPKGPLAAAGTSCRHQVEDAFGRTALHPIELIHQQLNRE from the coding sequence ATGGAACTTCCAGTACTGGCAACGAAAGAAAGTCGTGGATCGCGCACTTTAGATCTTCTTAATGACCTCCGTCCAGAACTCGATGGTGAGCTGCGAACGAGTCGCCATGACCGCAAACTATACGCGACTGATGCCAGTATGTATCAGGTCGAACCACTTGGCGTCGCGGTCCCCCACCACGATGGCGATGTCATCCGAATATTTGATTTTTGCCGTACCCATGGTATCGCTCTACTGGCAAGAGGCGCTGGTACATCCTTAGCAGGGCAAACTGTTAATGAAGCGCTGGTTATTGACACCTCTGCCTGGATGACACGGATTATCTCGGTTGATGAGGATGCTCGACAGGCCGTTGTGCAGCCGGGCGTTGTGCTCGATGATCTCAATAAAGCCGCCAGAGAACATGGCCTTCGATTTGGTCCTGAAGTTTCTACTTCGACTCACGCCACGTTAGGTGGCATGATCGCAAATTGCTCAGCAGGACTTCATTCACTGATCTATGGGATGACTGATGAACATGTGCTCAAAATTGATGCCGCGCTTTCCGATGGACGGCGGCTTCAATTTTATGAGGGCGCGAGCGAAAATGATGGAGATATTTTTGAGCTCACACGTCGTATCAGTGATGTGGTGATGCCCTTAGCTGATGAGATTGACACTCGCTATCCCAAGGTTCGCAGAAATACTGGTGGGTACAAACTAGATGTCATTCTTGATCAACTGCGCCGCTCAACACCTGGAACCTACGACAAGGTCAATCTGGCTCGACTCTTGACTGGCAGCGAAGGAACACTTGGTTTTACGCTTCAAGCCACTCTTAATCTCGTGCCCGAACCTGCTTTCAAGGGCCTGGCTGTCGTAGGTTTTCGAACACTTGATGAAGCGATGGATGCGCTTGTTCCACTCCTAGAGACTCATCCATCCGCGATTGAGTTGATCGATGAAAAGGTAACTAATCAGGCAATCGCTCATCCTCTCTATAGTCAATACACAAAACTACTACCGCAGATTAATGGGTCCCCCGCCCGCACGGCGCTCTACGTTGAGTACTTCGGCCAAACTCAAGAAGAAATCGACGAAGCCCTCTCTTTGGTATTAAAAAACGGTTCAAGCGGCAACATCGTTACTTACACTGATACGCCATCAACGACCTCACTGTGGACACTTCGTAAAGTTGGTCTTGGGTTGCTTGGTGCCATTAAAACAAAACGCCAAGCGATTGGCTCACTTGAAGATTGTTGTGTGCGGGTTGAAGATCTGGGCCAGTTTCGTCGTGACTTCGAAGTGGTCATGAGTAAACACAACACAACCGCCTCATACTATGCTCACGCATCTGTTGGGTTGCTACATATCCGACCAATGCTCGATCTTGATGACGTTGTCGACCGAGAAGCATGGTCGGCAATGTGTGAAGAAATAGGTGAAATCGTGAAGGGCTATGGCGGCTCTGTTTCTGGTGAACATGGCGATGGCCGATCGCGTGCTGAAATGGTGCAAGCGTTCTATGGACCAAAGCTCCATGAAGCATTTGGTTCTATCAAAAACATATTCGATCCTACGTTTCTGATGAACCCGGGCATGATCACTGGCGATCTAAAAATGGTGGCCGATTTGCGTCGTGAACCAAATGGAACGCCATTGCCCGAGGCAGAAGTTGACACCTATTTTCATTACGAAAATGAAAATGGATTTCATCAGGCCGTCATGCAATGCAATGGCAATGGCCTATGCCGTAAAGATCATGGCGGCACCATGTGTCCCTCCTATCGAGCGACCCGTGACGAACGACATGTCACGCGTGGACGTGGCAATGCATTGCGCCTTGCTATTACTGGTCAGTTTGCGGAAGACGGAATCTCACCAAATTTCGATGATCCAGAAACACTCGAGACACTTGATTTATGCTTGTCATGTAAAGCGTGCCGGAGAGAGTGCCCCAGTCACGTAGATATTGCCAAACTCAAGGCGGAATATTATGCCCAGCACTATCGATCAACTGGGCGAATTCCATTCCAAAAGAAGTTCTTTGCTCGTGTTCGAAGAATGAACAAGCTTGGATCACGCTTTCATATGCTTGCAAATCTGGTTGCTTCGTTTCCACCAGTCAAGTGGAGTACACAATCGATGCTCCATCTTGACAAGCGGCGCACGATCCCAAAATATTGCAGTTCACTTCACAAGTGGTTTGACCATCGACCACTTATCAATACAGGCCAACCTGTGGTTGTACTTTATCCCGACTGCTTTACGGTTTACAACGATGCGCACATAGGAAAAGCAGCTGTCGAGGTGCTTGAGGCATTTGGTTATCGTGTCGTACTTCCGGAAATCGGCTGTTGTGGTCGGACCTACTTTTCTACCGGAATGCTCGAAGAAGCGCAACGCGTTGTCACTGACAGCGTCGATAAACTCCGACCAGTACTAGAAGCGCATGATCCTGTCGCCATTGTTGCCTGCGAACCGAGTTGTGCCTCTTCGCTTTCCCAAGAGTGGCAAGAACTCAAGACGAGCGTGCCATCAGAACTCATGCAGCAGATTGGCTCGATCACACATACCATTGAAGGTTTTCTTGAAAGCCGTTGGGAGCAACACCCTCAACAAGTCTCTTTCAAAGAGTCTTTGAGCGACCCACTTACGATCCATGCCCACTGTCATCAAAAGGACATTGGGCCAGCCACAGAATCCCTACTGGGGCGGTGTGGCTACGCAGGAGCCGCTCTTGTTGACTCTGGTTGCTGTGGCATGGCTGGCTCTTTTGGGTACACCAAAGAACATTTCGAGATTTCAATGGATGTTGCAGAACTCTCATTGGGCCAAGCGATACGTCAACAGCCCAAAGGGCCGCTGGCCGCCGCCGGTACCAGTTGCCGCCACCAGGTAGAAGATGCCTTTGGTCGTACCGCATTGCACCCTATTGAATTGATTCATCAACAACTCAATCGCGAGTAA
- a CDS encoding CotH kinase family protein, which yields MSDILRWFIVMSLAVTGFLGSALFAQDADPPAPVGGDEAAYWTSVFRGETVLRIDIYLTQDKWNTMEPDRPRRRGRGGPKGRPDQEPRRPNGVVPPFENQQDAPPSHQPGQGMVPAPPAMPAPMPDESEYEYVLAKVVINGEVLDNVGLRFKGNSSYQSSMRSMKRPLKIDTDRFVEDQNFHGRTKLNLSISFKDPAYLREKLGYGIYRAAGVPSPGVGWSTIKLHFEDTQQTHDVGPYVIVEQVDKAYIRRTFGDKAADGLLLKPEVSEWRYMGQDPSAYEAYDIKLGGENKEMVLRFAELLRLINEAPDDVFHAKIGSLLDLDMLAGYLAATSLLVNLDSYIGMIHNYYVFIDPQDGRARLLPWDINEAFGGFSFGSPVRVLANWSIARPWVIERPLLTRLFQHPEFKQRYRDKLASLMAGAFTKVRLEALIEKYLKVIAPLVEETQDPKKIQEMRLSINGDMAEIGEGQRAGRGPGGVPTLIPFIMQRIDSVRAQLAGTESGEIIVQRRRGPKRDRGGRGRSDNRRGDPRPGGPPPQQDGPAPSPSPGPGS from the coding sequence ATGTCAGACATCCTTCGTTGGTTTATTGTTATGAGTCTTGCCGTGACGGGCTTTTTGGGTTCTGCACTTTTCGCGCAGGATGCAGATCCACCAGCGCCAGTAGGGGGGGACGAGGCTGCGTATTGGACTTCAGTCTTCCGGGGTGAAACCGTGCTCCGTATCGATATTTATCTGACTCAAGATAAATGGAACACGATGGAACCAGACAGGCCCAGGCGTCGTGGTCGCGGTGGTCCCAAGGGCCGGCCAGATCAAGAGCCACGACGGCCCAATGGAGTGGTACCGCCATTTGAAAACCAACAGGATGCGCCCCCCAGCCATCAACCAGGGCAGGGCATGGTGCCGGCTCCACCAGCAATGCCTGCCCCAATGCCGGATGAGAGCGAATACGAATACGTGCTAGCCAAAGTGGTTATCAATGGTGAGGTCTTAGATAACGTAGGCCTACGGTTCAAAGGAAACTCTTCCTATCAATCGTCAATGCGCAGTATGAAACGCCCGCTCAAGATCGACACCGACAGGTTCGTTGAAGATCAGAACTTTCACGGGCGTACTAAGCTCAACCTATCTATTTCATTTAAGGATCCAGCGTATCTACGTGAAAAGCTTGGATATGGGATCTACCGCGCAGCAGGTGTTCCCAGCCCGGGCGTTGGTTGGAGCACAATCAAATTACATTTTGAAGATACCCAGCAGACGCATGATGTAGGACCGTATGTCATCGTTGAACAGGTCGATAAGGCTTATATACGTCGCACTTTTGGCGATAAAGCAGCGGACGGGCTTTTGTTAAAACCAGAAGTTTCAGAGTGGCGTTACATGGGACAAGATCCAAGTGCGTATGAAGCCTATGACATTAAATTAGGTGGTGAAAACAAGGAGATGGTCTTACGCTTTGCGGAGCTATTGCGTTTGATTAATGAGGCGCCAGACGATGTGTTTCACGCCAAGATTGGATCATTGTTAGATCTCGATATGCTCGCGGGTTACCTTGCCGCAACATCATTACTCGTCAATCTTGATAGTTACATAGGCATGATCCACAACTATTATGTCTTTATTGATCCCCAAGATGGGCGGGCTCGCCTTTTGCCGTGGGATATCAATGAAGCATTCGGCGGTTTCAGTTTTGGTTCCCCTGTAAGAGTCCTTGCCAACTGGTCAATTGCTCGCCCCTGGGTCATCGAACGACCTTTGCTAACACGCCTTTTTCAGCATCCAGAATTTAAACAGAGATACCGCGATAAACTGGCATCACTCATGGCTGGCGCCTTTACCAAGGTGCGGCTGGAAGCGCTGATCGAGAAGTACTTAAAAGTGATTGCTCCACTCGTCGAAGAGACACAAGATCCAAAGAAAATTCAGGAGATGCGCCTCAGTATTAATGGTGACATGGCAGAAATCGGTGAAGGGCAGCGGGCCGGTCGTGGGCCAGGAGGTGTTCCAACGCTCATCCCATTTATCATGCAACGCATTGATTCAGTGCGGGCGCAATTAGCTGGCACAGAGTCAGGTGAGATTATTGTTCAGCGTCGTCGGGGCCCCAAGCGAGATCGCGGTGGTCGGGGCCGCTCTGATAACCGCCGTGGCGATCCTCGACCTGGTGGCCCACCACCTCAACAGGATGGGCCAGCTCCCAGTCCATCGCCGGGACCTGGATCTTGA
- a CDS encoding Gfo/Idh/MocA family oxidoreductase, which translates to MSLDVQYDQNIRVAVIGCGGWGKNITRTMNTIGSLAAVVDPTEAGQQRARELAPDADVYSDIEDVLNRADIQAVMIATPAETHYSLACRAMAAGKDVFVEKPITLNLEEAEDLVVRAKNQGRILMVGHLLEYHPAILKLREMIAAGELGNIQYVISNRLNLGKIRTEENALWSFAPHDIAVILRLVDAMPFEIVATGGSYVTPNIADTSLTQLLFDNGVRSHIFVSWLHPFKEQRLVVVGSKKMASFCDITKELILYDQRVDWQEGQPVPVRGDGVQVEFPADEPLRAECEHFLKYVTTRETPLTDGENGVRVLRILYAAQQSLMTNGSKVLFTMENQPLQTDGVNSANAAEELGLTGASTNA; encoded by the coding sequence ATGTCGTTAGATGTTCAATATGATCAAAACATCCGTGTTGCAGTCATTGGCTGTGGGGGGTGGGGTAAAAATATAACCCGCACCATGAATACCATTGGCTCGCTGGCAGCAGTTGTTGACCCGACTGAGGCTGGCCAGCAACGAGCTCGTGAGCTTGCGCCTGATGCTGATGTTTACAGTGATATTGAGGACGTGTTAAATCGGGCTGATATACAAGCGGTCATGATTGCCACGCCAGCGGAAACGCACTATTCATTGGCATGCAGAGCAATGGCTGCGGGTAAAGACGTCTTTGTTGAAAAGCCGATTACCCTGAATCTCGAAGAAGCAGAAGATCTTGTTGTGCGGGCGAAGAACCAAGGCCGCATATTAATGGTTGGACATTTGTTGGAGTACCACCCCGCGATCTTAAAGCTTCGCGAGATGATTGCAGCAGGCGAGCTGGGTAATATTCAATACGTCATCTCAAATAGACTGAATCTGGGGAAGATTCGCACTGAAGAGAATGCGTTGTGGTCTTTTGCACCACACGATATCGCAGTCATCTTGCGATTAGTTGACGCAATGCCTTTCGAGATCGTTGCAACTGGTGGAAGTTATGTAACACCAAATATTGCTGACACGAGCTTGACTCAGTTACTGTTTGATAACGGCGTTCGATCACATATCTTTGTATCTTGGCTACACCCATTCAAGGAGCAACGATTAGTCGTTGTTGGCTCTAAGAAGATGGCTAGCTTTTGTGACATTACCAAAGAGTTAATTCTCTACGACCAGCGAGTGGATTGGCAAGAGGGACAGCCCGTTCCAGTCCGAGGTGATGGTGTACAGGTAGAATTCCCAGCAGATGAACCACTGCGTGCGGAATGTGAACACTTTCTCAAGTATGTCACGACCCGCGAAACACCTCTGACTGATGGGGAAAATGGCGTGCGTGTTCTTCGTATTCTTTATGCCGCGCAGCAGTCGCTGATGACCAATGGCAGTAAAGTGCTCTTCACAATGGAAAATCAGCCTCTGCAGACAGACGGGGTCAATTCAGCCAACGCTGCCGAGGAACTGGGCCTCACGGGGGCATCAACAAATGCCTGA
- a CDS encoding MFS transporter: protein MHNPPQDLRKPHVSQIHAWIIWVVGAIFVVYQFSISNTFGVMQKEVGTALEISAVQLTVVSGSFLFSYALMQIPVGIMLDRFGPRIILGSGALLLAISTYLFSIADSFGMAVGARLLMGIASSGAFVGAALLARRWLIPGIFALAMGLADFAEGAGSWAGNIVFPSLLTDGDEQWRGIMQMLSIIGLFITASLIFIVRDRPPGQGVGGGARVPVRRVPQKIWALCKNRQVWLGSVYYAGMSGTLLAFGGIWNIPFQRSYGLTLEDAAGLNSWFWVGMAISAPLAGWISDLVKSRKKVMLVSSVGATLMVSLCLYLPYDSYTEAAVSFAFLGFFLGGGVVVFALISESVKPDNQATAMGLCNATGCVAAFCLSLMPSYFADIKKGDSVEHFQEGMTVFVIFCAVSVIAVMVIRPTKAQYIGGPHPHKPEDIGATSEEDTTTASTS from the coding sequence ATGCATAATCCTCCTCAAGATCTTCGCAAGCCACATGTATCCCAAATCCATGCATGGATTATTTGGGTGGTCGGCGCTATTTTTGTGGTTTACCAGTTTTCTATCTCGAACACATTCGGGGTCATGCAGAAGGAGGTTGGAACAGCACTGGAGATCAGTGCAGTCCAATTGACAGTAGTCTCGGGATCATTTTTGTTCAGCTATGCCCTCATGCAGATACCGGTTGGAATTATGCTTGACAGATTCGGTCCCCGAATCATTCTGGGAAGCGGAGCGCTCTTGTTAGCGATTAGTACCTATCTTTTCAGTATTGCTGACTCTTTTGGAATGGCTGTAGGTGCCAGATTGTTAATGGGGATCGCCTCATCCGGCGCATTTGTTGGTGCGGCACTCCTCGCAAGACGATGGTTGATTCCAGGTATCTTTGCATTAGCAATGGGGCTTGCTGATTTTGCTGAGGGCGCCGGATCATGGGCAGGCAACATTGTCTTCCCCAGTCTTTTGACTGACGGTGATGAACAGTGGCGTGGCATCATGCAGATGCTCAGCATTATTGGATTATTTATCACCGCTTCTTTGATTTTTATTGTGAGAGATAGACCGCCGGGACAAGGTGTTGGTGGTGGTGCTCGGGTGCCTGTCAGACGTGTTCCACAGAAAATATGGGCGCTTTGTAAAAACCGTCAGGTTTGGTTAGGTAGTGTTTACTATGCCGGAATGAGCGGTACATTGTTGGCGTTTGGCGGCATTTGGAATATCCCTTTTCAACGCTCTTATGGACTCACGCTTGAAGATGCTGCCGGACTCAATTCATGGTTTTGGGTGGGGATGGCGATTTCTGCACCGCTTGCAGGCTGGATTTCAGATCTGGTCAAGAGTCGTAAAAAAGTCATGCTTGTTTCAAGCGTGGGCGCCACACTCATGGTTTCACTTTGTCTTTATCTGCCATATGACAGTTACACCGAGGCTGCGGTGAGCTTCGCATTTCTTGGGTTCTTTCTTGGTGGTGGCGTCGTCGTATTTGCGTTGATCAGCGAGTCGGTAAAACCAGATAATCAAGCGACAGCAATGGGCCTATGTAATGCAACAGGTTGTGTTGCTGCTTTTTGCTTATCTCTTATGCCGAGTTATTTTGCAGACATTAAGAAGGGTGATAGTGTTGAGCACTTCCAAGAGGGTATGACGGTTTTTGTGATTTTCTGTGCTGTTTCAGTCATTGCGGTCATGGTGATCCGACCCACGAAGGCCCAGTACATAGGCGGCCCTCATCCTCATAAACCTGAGGATATAGGCGCCACATCAGAAGAAGATACGACCACAGCAAGCACCAGCTGA
- a CDS encoding Na+:solute symporter, which translates to MWDLLIIAAFVIYSITIGFIARRKASRGLSEFFLAGRSLRGWQAGTSMAATQFAADTPLAVMGLIATGGIFMVWRFWIYAIAFLLMAFLLAGQWQRARVITDAELVEVRYSGRGMVLLRVVKALYYGTLFNCVVLAMVLTATLTISEVFLTWHQWLPDWFYQSLSTSLSNGLGLQFQSPSSELPLEIATTNNVLSLIAILLFVSLYSLTGGLRSVVATDIAQFVLAIVGTIALAWVLVGEAGGLTTLTDKVTEMYPSLPEGVTADSYSDASQLLSFSPGFGAAVMPFLILLGLQWFFQINADGTGYLAQRSMACRDEKQATIAGVVFTWLQIFVRSLPWLLIGVALLVLYPFAPADTQVDGFTGSRERLFVVAIHDYMPPGLLGILLVALLAALASTLDTHMNWGASYWSNDIYKRAVCQAWLKRDPGNKELVLVARLSNILVIALALIVLPFVGSIQEAWYLTLLFGAGVGSVLVLRWVWDRINLWSEFAAIIASVITAPILLILTSHGTIAAGEPGEWIRLGIMALVSTAAAVIAAFVAPRTDREKLNAFYKQVQPAGFWGRVAQDNGEDKRRPLRRLGVELGATAVASASVFFCLYGAARLLIPAPDGTPWWPLISLVIGLALIPIWWRQVLVRGHSTPVDRGVQDPGPGDGLGAGPSC; encoded by the coding sequence TTGTGGGATTTATTGATCATTGCAGCCTTCGTGATCTACTCAATCACGATCGGCTTTATTGCCCGCCGAAAGGCCTCTCGAGGGCTTTCTGAGTTCTTCCTGGCTGGCCGCAGCCTTCGAGGCTGGCAAGCAGGCACCAGTATGGCTGCCACCCAATTTGCTGCTGATACGCCCCTGGCTGTGATGGGTCTGATTGCGACCGGGGGCATCTTTATGGTCTGGCGCTTTTGGATCTACGCCATCGCTTTTCTGCTGATGGCTTTCCTCTTAGCGGGGCAGTGGCAGCGCGCCCGTGTGATTACAGATGCAGAACTTGTTGAAGTGCGTTATAGCGGCCGGGGCATGGTTCTCTTGCGTGTGGTCAAGGCACTTTACTACGGCACCCTCTTTAATTGTGTCGTGCTGGCGATGGTGTTGACCGCAACCCTCACCATCTCAGAAGTCTTCTTGACTTGGCATCAGTGGCTTCCAGATTGGTTCTACCAATCACTTTCAACAAGTCTCTCCAATGGCCTTGGTCTGCAATTCCAGTCACCTTCATCTGAACTACCCCTCGAAATTGCAACGACGAACAATGTGCTAAGCCTCATTGCAATCTTGTTATTCGTAAGTCTGTACTCACTCACTGGTGGCTTGCGTAGTGTGGTAGCCACAGATATCGCACAATTTGTTCTGGCAATCGTCGGCACTATTGCGCTGGCTTGGGTTCTTGTTGGTGAAGCGGGTGGACTCACAACTTTGACAGATAAAGTCACTGAAATGTATCCGTCATTACCCGAGGGTGTGACCGCAGATAGTTATAGCGATGCTTCCCAACTTCTCTCATTTTCGCCTGGCTTTGGCGCTGCAGTCATGCCATTCCTGATACTGCTGGGGTTACAGTGGTTTTTCCAGATCAATGCTGATGGCACCGGTTATCTTGCCCAACGATCAATGGCGTGCAGAGATGAAAAACAAGCCACGATTGCTGGTGTTGTTTTCACATGGCTACAGATTTTTGTTCGTAGTCTTCCATGGCTCTTGATTGGCGTTGCCTTACTCGTACTTTATCCATTTGCCCCTGCAGATACTCAAGTTGACGGCTTTACTGGAAGTCGTGAACGGCTTTTTGTAGTCGCCATTCATGATTACATGCCGCCTGGTCTGCTTGGCATTCTCTTGGTGGCATTGCTTGCGGCGTTAGCCTCCACCCTTGATACCCATATGAACTGGGGTGCAAGCTATTGGAGCAATGACATCTACAAACGCGCGGTCTGCCAAGCATGGCTCAAGCGTGATCCTGGTAACAAAGAGTTGGTGCTTGTGGCTCGGCTATCAAATATCTTGGTGATTGCGCTGGCCCTGATCGTACTACCCTTTGTTGGTTCGATTCAGGAGGCTTGGTATCTAACACTTTTGTTTGGTGCCGGCGTGGGCAGTGTTCTGGTCTTGCGCTGGGTATGGGATCGAATCAACCTCTGGTCTGAATTTGCCGCCATTATTGCATCAGTGATCACCGCTCCCATTCTGCTCATCTTGACCAGTCATGGCACGATTGCCGCTGGCGAACCTGGCGAGTGGATAAGGCTTGGCATTATGGCATTGGTCTCGACGGCCGCAGCAGTAATCGCTGCGTTCGTGGCTCCGCGCACGGACCGAGAAAAGCTAAACGCCTTTTATAAACAGGTACAACCGGCAGGATTCTGGGGACGTGTCGCTCAAGACAATGGTGAAGATAAGCGAAGACCGCTACGCCGCCTTGGTGTCGAACTCGGGGCCACTGCTGTTGCTTCAGCAAGTGTGTTCTTTTGTCTCTACGGAGCAGCCAGACTCTTAATCCCAGCACCTGATGGAACACCATGGTGGCCTCTGATTAGTTTGGTGATTGGTCTGGCGTTGATTCCAATATGGTGGCGGCAAGTTCTGGTTCGTGGCCATTCAACGCCAGTGGATCGGGGCGTTCAAGATCCAGGTCCCGGCGATGGACTGGGAGCTGGCCCATCCTGTTGA